A single window of Onychomys torridus chromosome 8, mOncTor1.1, whole genome shotgun sequence DNA harbors:
- the Pld6 gene encoding mitochondrial cardiolipin hydrolase isoform X2 translates to MGLSSWRLVVAAGAGFALALEALPWLVRWLLAGRRPRREVLFFPSQVTCTEALLQTPGLPPGPSSGCPCSLPHSESSLSRLLRALLAARSSLELCLFAFSSPQLGRAVQLLHQRGVRVRVITDCDYMALNGSQIGLLRKVYRYGMTKTSATCTISLPSLTRRCSSLAPSIGPHRPSRTTVRTF, encoded by the exons ATGGGGCTCTCGAGTTGGCGGTTGGTGGTCGCGGCTGGCGCGGGTTTCGCGCTGGCCCTGGAGGCGCTGCCGTGGCTGGTGCGCTGGCTGCTGGCCGGGCGGCGGCCACGGCGCGAGGTGCTCTTCTTCCCGTCGCAGGTGACCTGCACCGAGGCGCTCCTGCAGACCCCAGGCTTGCCCCCCGGGCCCTCCTCGGGCTGCCCGTGCAGTCTCCCTCACAGCGAGAGTTCGCTGAGCCGCCTGCTGCGCGCGCTGCTGGCCGCCCGCTCCAGCCTGGAGCTCTGCCTCTTCGCCTTCTCCAGCCCGCAGCTGGGGCGTGCTGTGCAGCTGCTGCACCAGCGCGGGGTGCGCGTGCGGGTCATCACCGACTGCGACTACATGGCCCTCAACGGTTCGCAGATCGGCCTGCTGCGCAAG GTATACAGGTACGGCATGACCAAGACCTCGGCTACATGCACCATAAGTTTGCCATCATTGACAAGAAGGTGCTCATCACTGGCTCCCTCAATTGGACCACACAGGCCATCCAGAACAACCGTGAGAA